A single genomic interval of Helianthus annuus cultivar XRQ/B chromosome 13, HanXRQr2.0-SUNRISE, whole genome shotgun sequence harbors:
- the LOC110901248 gene encoding uncharacterized protein LOC110901248, whose protein sequence is MIEVNGTWKWGNEADDPFAVKQVRADIEIAKLNGLPDEAPVAWNNWATPKSNLLLWRVLMGKVASWEALINRGIPISDESCPRCGLEVETTDHIFFKCLWAKCIWWNVLAWVRVSFPGDNFSFREFFEFITQRPGGGVWKRIIYTIVLATVWRIWNARNEKVFDGRFIPIKKTVEFIKEDSFLWISNRARNKNPDWENWVKF, encoded by the coding sequence ATGATCGAGGTTAATGGAACATGGAAATGGGGAAACGAAGCCGACGATCCTTTTGCCGTGAAACAGGTCCGTGCCGATATCGAAATAGCTAAATTGAACGGTTTGCCCGATGAGGCGCCGGTTGCGTGGAACAATTGGGCAACTCCTAAATCTAATCTTCTGTTATGGAGGGTTCTTATGGGAAAAGTCGCATCTTGGGAAGCGCTGATTAATAGGGGGATTCCGATCAGCGACGAAAGTTGTCCTCGGTGCGGTCTAGAGGTGGAAACTACGGATCATATTTTCTTCAAGTGCTTATGGGCAAAATGTATTTGGTGGAATGTGTTGGCTTGGGTCCGGGTAAGTTTTCCAGGAGACAATTTTTCGTTTCGGGAATTCTTCGAGTTCATTACTCAGCGGCCGGGTGGGGGAGTTTGGAAACGGATCATTTATACGATTGTTCTAGCCACAGTATGGAGGATATGGAATGCCAGAAATGAGAAAGTGTTCGATGGTCGGTTCATCCCGATTAAGAAGACGGTGGAATTTATAAAAGAGGATAGCTTTCTTTGGATAAGTAACAGGGCTAGGAATAAAAATCCGGATTGGGAAAACTGGGTGAAGTTCTAG